A genomic stretch from Lathyrus oleraceus cultivar Zhongwan6 chromosome 2, CAAS_Psat_ZW6_1.0, whole genome shotgun sequence includes:
- the LOC127120861 gene encoding pentatricopeptide repeat-containing protein At1g71420, with protein sequence MNLCLKHLLSKKIVHYVFPKPCTMLQNLYCTSTAQPEQAQTIARNINPQIHALSLQGNLEEALSLVYTHPSLSLQDYAFLFHACAQKKWIQQGMALHHYIFNKHPTIQNDLFLTNNLLNMYCKCGHLDYAHRLFDQMPRRNFVSWTVLISGYAQFGLIRECFALFSGMLACFRPNEFAFASVLSACEEGDVKYGLQVHAVALKISLDFNVYVANALITMYSKCSVGFDGGYDQTLDDAWTVFKSMEYRNLISWNSMISGFQLRGLGDKAIGLFAYMYCNGIGFNSATLLGVFSSLSQCSNTLDDINNTHLRNCFQLHCLTIKNGLISEVEVVTALVKSYANLGSHISDCYRLFLDRSGQHDIVSWTAIISVFAECDPEQAFLLLCQLHRENIVLDRHTFSIALKACAYFVTEQNATAVHSQVIKHGFQDDTVVSNALVHAYGRSGSLALCEQVFDEMGRHDLVSWNSMLKSYAMHGRAKDAVELFKRMDVHPDSATFVALLAACSHAGLVEEGVEIFNSMTESHGISPQLDHYACMVDLYGRAGKILEAEKLINKMPMKPDSVIWSSLLGSCRKHGEAGLAKLAADKFKELDPKNSLAYIQMSNIYSSGGSFIEAGLMRKEMRDSKVRKRPGLSWVEVGKQVHEFTSGGQHHPKRAAILSRLETLIGQLKEMGYAPEISSALHDIEVEHIEDQLFHHSEKMALVFAIMNEANFPGAGNVIKIMKNIRICVDCHNFMKLASKLFHKEIVVRDSNRFHHFKYGTCSCNDYW encoded by the coding sequence ATGAACCTATGCTTGAAGCATTTGCTATCTAAAAAGATTGTGCATTATGTATTCCCCAAACCTTGTACCATGTTACAGAATCTTTATTGCACTTCAACTGCACAACCAGAACAAGCACAAACCATAGCCAGAAACATAAACCCACAAATACACGCTCTCTCTTTACAAGGCAATCTTGAAGAAGCACTTTCACTTGTTTACACTCACCCTTCTCTTTCCCTACAAGACTATGCTTTTCTGTTCCATGCTTGTGCTCAGAAAAAATGGATCCAACAAGGCATGGCATTGCACCATTACATATTTAACAAACACCCCACAATTCAAAATGATCTTTTTCTCACTAATAATCTCTTGAACATGTACTGCAAGTGTGGCCATTTAGATTATGCTCACCGCCTGTTTGATCAAATGCCTAGAAGAAATTTTGTTTCTTGGACGGTTCTCATTTCTGGGTATGCTCAGTTTGGGTTGATCAGAGAGTGTTTTGCTTTATTCTCTGGCATGTTGGCTTGTTTTCGACCCAATGAATTTGCTTTTGCAAGTGTGCTTAGTGCTTGTGAGGAGGGCGATGTCAAATATGGTTTGCAGGTACATGCTGTTGCTTTGAAAATTTCGTTGGATTTCAATGTATATGTTGCAAATGCTCTTATTACAATGTATAGCAAGTGCTCTGTTGGTTTTGATGGAGGCTATGATCAAACTTTGGATGATGCGTGGACTGTGTTCAAGTCAATGGAGTATAGAAATCTTATATCTTGGAATTCAATGATTTCAGGTTTTCAGCTTCGCGGGCTTGGGGACAAAGCTATTGGTCTGTTTGCATATATGTACTGCAATGGAATTGGGTTTAACAGTGCCACATTACTTGGTGTTTTCTCTTCTTTAAGTCAATGCAGTAATACTTTAGATGACATCAACAACACACATCTGAGGAACTGTTTTCAATTGCATTGTCTCACTATTAAAAACGGTCTTATTTCAGAAGTTGAAGTGGTAACTGCATTGGTAAAATCTTATGCAAATCTAGGGAGTCACATTTCTGACTGTTATAGGCTCTTCCTCGATAGAAGTGGCCAACATGATATTGTGTCATGGACTGCTATTATTTCTGTGTTTGCAGAGTGCGACCCTGAGCAGGCTTTCCTTCTTCTCTGTCAACTTCACCGAGAGAATATTGTGTTGGACCGGCATACATTCTCAATCGCCTTAAAAGCTTGCGCCTACTTTGTGACTGAGCAAAATGCAACGGCAGTTCACTCACAAGTAATTAAACATGGGTTTCAGGATGACACAGTTGTTTCAAATGCCTTGGTACATGCTTATGGGAGGTCTGGCTCCTTAGCTTTGTGTGAACAAGTATTTGACGAAATGGGTCGTCATGATTTGGTTTCTTGGAATTCAATGCTCAAGTCTTATGCCATGCATGGTCGAGCTAAAGATGCGGTAGAGCTCTTCAAAAGAATGGATGTCCACCCAGATTCTGCAACCTTCGTTGCACTTCTTGCAGCATGCAGTCACGCTGGACTTGTTGAAGAAGGAGTGGAGATTTTCAACTCTATGACTGAAAGTCATGGTATTTCTCCTCAACTAGATCATTATGCCTGCATGGTTGACCTCTACGGACGAGCTGGGAAGATATTGGAGGCAGAGAAGTTGATAAATAAAATGCCAATGAAACCTGATTCTGTAATTTGGAGTTCATTACTTGGATCTTGCCGGAAGCACGGTGAGGCTGGCTTGGCCAAATTGGCAGCTGATAAGTTTAAAGAGTTAGACCCTAAAAACTCGTTGGCATATATACAAATGTCAAACATATACTCCTCTGGAGGTAGTTTTATTGAAGCTGGCCTTATGAGGAAGGAAATGAGAGACTCTAAAGTGAGAAAAAGACCTGGATTAAGCTGGGTTGAGGTTGGGAAGCAGGTTCATGAGTTCACATCTGGTGGCCAACATCATCCGAAAAGAGCAGCCATATTGAGCCGGCTCGAAACATTGATTGGACAGTTGAAAGAAATGGGCTATGCTCCAGAGATTAGCTCTGCATTGCATGACATTGAAGTGGAGCACATAGAAGACCAATTGTTTCATCACAGTGAGAAGATGGCATTGGTATTTGCTATAATGAATGAAGCAAATTTTCCTGGTGCTGGAAACGTCATTAAAATAATGAAGAATATCCGCATTTGTGTTGATTGTCATAACTTTATGAAATTAGCATCAAAACTGTTTCATAAGGAGATTGTTGTAAGAGATTCGAATCGCTTTCACCATTTCAAATATGGAACATGCTCTTGTAATGACTATTGGTAA
- the LOC127120862 gene encoding protein PLANT CADMIUM RESISTANCE 10, translated as MKNQGGYVPPAYIPLGQSDSDAMSVSLHHGDDSSNGSNQMQPQWSSGICACCDDMQSCCIGCFCPCYLFGKNAEFLGSGTFVGSCVTHFILWSLINAACCIITDGLFWGLPGCLVSCYACGYRGTLRSKHNLPEAPCGDFVTHFCCHVCAICQEYREIRERAGDSEATVVTAPTVQTMQQDSMQ; from the exons ATGAAGAACCAAGGTGGTTATGTGCCACCAGCTTACATTCCATTGGGGCAATCAGATTCAGATGCAATGAGTGTATCTCTGCACCATGGTGATGATAGTAGCAACGGGTCGAATCAAATGCAGCCTCAATGGTCTTCTGGAATCTGTGCTTGTTGCGATGATATGCAGAGCT GTTGTATAGGTTGTTTTTGTCCTTGCTATCTCTTTGGGAAGAATGCAGAATTTCTGGGTTCTGGCACGTTTGTGGGATCATGTGTTACCCATTTTATATTGTGGAGTCTTATTAATGCAGCCTGCTGCATAATAACTGACGGCCTGTTTTGGGGATTACCTGGATGCCTTGTTTCTTGTTACGCTTGTGGCTACCGCGGGACCTTAAGATCAAAGCATAATTTGCCG GAAGCACCATGTGGGGATTTCGTTACCCATTTTTGCTGCCATGTGTGTGCCATTTGTCAAGAGTACCGTGAAATACGCGAAAGAGCCGGGGATTCTGAAGCTACAGTAGTTACAGCTCCGACAGTTCAGACAATGCAACAAGATTCAATGCAGTAA